AGTTGTATCAAGCGGGCAGCATGCGTGGAGGACAACAGCTGGCCGAGTGTTACGTAGGTGCTTTGCTCAAAAACGGTCAGAAACTGCCTGACAGTTTTACGAATTATCTGCTACCTGTATTTAGCTATTCAGATATAAGCCCTGGTCACGCGAAAAAAATACAGGCGCAAGCGGAAAAAAGTCAAAAGCGGATGGGAATTGTGTTCGATACAGCGTTTTTTTCACCTGACCTGAAGACCCAGAGACTGGCACTTGGCATGCTACGGGAGGACCTGCTGATGCACTGGAAAAAAGTTATTCCGGATAGAAAGTAAATGTATAGGGAGGGTCTGAAGTAGGCATCGATTTTGGGGTCCGGGGAGCAATGGAACAGCCAACTCAGTTAAGCGGTTCAAAGCGCAGCTATCCAAATAGGACATGTCGCCATGATCCCTGCCACTCTTGTGTTAGGCACCACCATTCCAGCGTTGGTCAGTCAGGCCGGCGAGCGAGCGGGTATGCGTTTTTTGGAGTTTTTCACGGCCAACATTCGTAACCCGAATACACGACGCGCTTATGCGCGCGCAACAAACGAGTTCTTGACCTGGTGCGCCGATGTCGGGGTGCCCGATCTGGCGACGGTGGCCCCGCTGCATGTCTCTACTTGGATCGAGTTGCAGATGCAGCGCTTGGCTGCGCCTTCGGTGAAGCAGCGCCTGGCAGCCATCAGACACTTGTTCGACTGGTTGGTGGTGGGCCAGGTTGTTCCACATAATCCGGCTGCCTCGGTGCGAGGGCCCAGTCATACGGCCCGCACCGGCAAGACGCCGGTGCTTGATCCATCCGAAGCACGGCAGCTTCTAGACAGCATTGATGTCAGCACACCTGCAGGTCTTCGTGATCGAGCGCTGATCGCCTTGATGGTGTTTTCGTTTGCTCGGATCGGCGCGGCACTGGCGATGAGGGTAGAGGATGTATACACACAAAATCGACGGCTGTGGGTACTCCTGAAAGAGAAAGGCGGCAAGCAGCATGCCATGCCTTGCCATCACTCATTGGAAGCGTACCTACACGCGTACCTGTCAGAAACAGGGATAGATACTGATCTGAAGGGCCCATTGTTTCGTACAGTTGGGCGCGGCACCAGTCAGTTGAGCACCACGGCGCTGCCGCAGGCCAATGCGCATGCCATGGTGCGCCGCAGGGCCCTGGCAGCAGGGATCAAGACGCAGATCGGCAACCACACGTTTCGGGCAACCGGAATTACGGCCTATTTAAAAAACGGCGGTACCCTGGAAAATGCGGCAGCGATGGCTAACCATGCCTCGACGCGGACTACCCAGCTGTATGACCGGCGTCGGGACGAAATCAGCCTGGATGAGGTAGAGCGCATTTATCTCTGAACAGCCGGGCGCGTCAAGATAAGAGGCCGAACAACCATTCGTCGGCAAAAATCGTAATTGGATCCCTTTTTTATTAGTCTGATTGTCAGACAATAGGACTAATATGTTATGCAAAGCTTTCCACGACCTCACTCCCTCGTTGAAGGTGTCGTCTCTGCAATTCGTAGAGAAATTATGAGCGGACGGCTCCCCGCGGATTCGAAGATGCCTACAGAGCATGAGTTGGCTGATCAGTTCAGTGTCAGCCGGTCTGTGGTAAGGGAAGCCATTTCGCAGCTGAAAGCTGACGGTGTTCTAGTTATTCGTCGTGGCAGTGGTTCCTTTGTTTCTCAGACTCCTGGTGGCACGGTTTTCCGGCTGCCAGGCAACGAGGACCATTCGGCTGGCTTAGCTAAATTGTTTGAATTGCGCTCATGGATTGAAATACAAGTGGCGTCTGTTGCTGCGCAGCGGCACACAGATGCCGATTTGAAGCGGCTGTCTGACGCCATGTTGTTGATGGAGAGTAACGCGGGAAATTTCGAAATCTCCTCAAAGGCAGATTGTGAATTTCATTGCGCCATCGTAGCTGCGTGCAAAAACGAATATCTGTCTGCCTTCCATGACTTTTTAGGCAGCCAGTTAATCCAGGCTCGTTTCATGGCTTGGGAAAACTCCTCAAAACTTGAAATAGGTCCAAGTGGTGCCATCCGTGAACACCGTGAAATCTACGACGCAATAGCAAAACGAAATCCCTCTGAAGCCGCTCACTGTGCCCGCATGCATCTCAAGGCTGCCGCGCTACGGCTCAATATCGATCTGGCGGATTAGTGGGCATCCAAGAGTATAAATATCGCTCATCACGTTGTCAGACAACCTGACATTTAAAAGGATTTCTATGATCTACGATTTCTGTGTGATTGGGGGTGGGATAGTAGGGCTGGCCACAGCAATGCAACTGCTTAGGGCGCATCCAGGCGCTTCGTTGGTACTCGTGGAAAAAGAGGCAGCGATAGCTAAGGAGACGCTGATTTATTCTAAAACCCAGCTGTTGCCCCCAGATAAATCAAGGCCTCCAGAGCGTTGCAGGGACGAAAAATCGAATAAATCAGCGCCTCCCTAAGCACCAAACTGGCCATAACAGCGGGGTCATCCATGCTGGGGTCTACTACGATCCTGGCAGTTTGAAGGCCGTACTGTGCAAGCGTGGGGCAGAGCTGACAAAAGCCTTCTGTACAGAACACAAGATCCCGTTTGAGATTTGCGGGAAAATGCTTGTGGCATCTAATCCTCGACAGCTTGCCTCGCTCAGCAACCTTGAAGCGCGAGCCAGACAGAATGGGCTCAACGTTGAACGACTTGAAGCTAAGGAGACGCTGATTTATTCTAAAACCCAGCTGTTGCCCCCAGATAAATCAAGGCCTCCAGAGCGTTGCCGGGACGAAAAATCGAATAAATCAGCGCCTCCTTAGGTCAAACTATAGTCGCAATTCAGGAGCATGAGAGCCATGTATCGGTGTCATCAGAAGCGCTATCCTGGAAGGCTAATAAATTAGTGGTTTGCGCAGGTTTACAGTCTGATCGTTTAGGGAAGGTCTGAAAAAGCCTTTTCTTCAAAAGTCGAAGCCAGTAAATACAGGCGCTCCAGCCCGGTTCCTCTCCAAAAAAATGGGCTTTTTCAGAGGATACTTAGGGAGGCGCTGATTTATTCGATTTTTCG
This region of Pseudomonas cannabina genomic DNA includes:
- a CDS encoding tyrosine-type recombinase/integrase, coding for MIPATLVLGTTIPALVSQAGERAGMRFLEFFTANIRNPNTRRAYARATNEFLTWCADVGVPDLATVAPLHVSTWIELQMQRLAAPSVKQRLAAIRHLFDWLVVGQVVPHNPAASVRGPSHTARTGKTPVLDPSEARQLLDSIDVSTPAGLRDRALIALMVFSFARIGAALAMRVEDVYTQNRRLWVLLKEKGGKQHAMPCHHSLEAYLHAYLSETGIDTDLKGPLFRTVGRGTSQLSTTALPQANAHAMVRRRALAAGIKTQIGNHTFRATGITAYLKNGGTLENAAAMANHASTRTTQLYDRRRDEISLDEVERIYL
- a CDS encoding FadR/GntR family transcriptional regulator, producing MQSFPRPHSLVEGVVSAIRREIMSGRLPADSKMPTEHELADQFSVSRSVVREAISQLKADGVLVIRRGSGSFVSQTPGGTVFRLPGNEDHSAGLAKLFELRSWIEIQVASVAAQRHTDADLKRLSDAMLLMESNAGNFEISSKADCEFHCAIVAACKNEYLSAFHDFLGSQLIQARFMAWENSSKLEIGPSGAIREHREIYDAIAKRNPSEAAHCARMHLKAAALRLNIDLAD